Genomic segment of Arachis hypogaea cultivar Tifrunner chromosome 16, arahy.Tifrunner.gnm2.J5K5, whole genome shotgun sequence:
gGTCATTTTTCTCTAAGTAGGTTAATTATGTGGGCAATTTCTCCAGACCCCCCAATAATGATCCTTTTTCCAAGACTTACAACCTGGGGTGGAGGAATCACACAAATTTTGGGTGGAAAAATCAACCACAAAGGCACCAGAATTCAATAGCAATCATGGCCATCAGAATAATTTCAATCAAAgtaatttcaacaacaacaatccaccatcTAATTCTCAGAAATCTTATGACTTGAAAGGTTTAGTTGCAGAACTGTCCAAGAATACTATTAGTTTCATGTAGGAAACCTGAGCTTCAATTAGGAACTTAGAAGttcagatgggtcaattagccacaaaagttgcTGAAATTGATAAGAGGTCCACCAATACTTTTcctagtaacacaattccaaatccaagagaggagtgcaaggctatcaccttggtAAGTGGAAAAGTGGtaagtacggaagcacaagttacTGAGGAGccaattgaaaaagaagctccaaaaAAGGCACAAGCTAAGGAGAAACACGACCTTGAGAGGCACCCTGATAATCCTTTTCCGGTTGATGTGGAGCAACACAAAGTGAAATCTTCAGTGCTTGAGTATAAACCCAAAAAGAGTTCAAGGACAAGcaattttcaaagttcttggaagtattTAGAAAGTTGCATAGCAATATTCCTTTCActaaggttttggagcaaatgtatgttaaattcatgaaggagttgctTTCCAAGAAGAGGGCTTTAAAGgaagatgagacagtggtcctgaccaGGGAATGTAGTGCGATAATTCAGAGTAAATTGCCAAGAAAAATGCCAGATCTAGGGAACTTTCAAATTCCAtgtaccattgggagcacaacctttgagaaagccttatgtgatctggtgatgcgtgagcatctttcctatcttttcctagcgaatttgtattcaatttgttgagtttaatcaagaatttattatcttttagccactgtgaatactactttgagtcgtgtgcaattctatttattttaggtagtatttgattggatttgatggagtttccgcagaaaaagagaagaaggtgaatgatgttgtcaaccctgacctctctgcactcaaacctaaataacttgagctacagaagttcaatagacgtgattttagtggcattgaaaagctaactttcagagctttccaacgatatataatagtccatacttctctTCCATAAACTCTGCAagggctgcgcctaacttgagatttctcaagttaggcgcaagacaacaacaacaacacgcaACCATAGGCGTGACTCCTCAAGTAAGGCGCAATGAACCCCAAGTTAGGCGCAGCACAAGAGAGCAACACACTCTTTCTCATTGCATCACTCAAGTAAGGCGTGGCTTGTTGCCAAGTTAGGCGTGGTCCTCAGCAAAGTTTAGTGGTCCTCGCGTTTACAAGGCTCGCGTGGATTGTTTGATTGGTTCtgattaaactttaatttttattttaaaataggaaaagatattagttagttttagaaattttatttttttacattaattatgatttgatataaaagggaaaagaatcaaccCTTCAGTttcatctcttctcttctacctcattccgcaatttacagttttttagaatcctagttttctctctgaaccatgagcaactaaacctccactgttaaggttaggagctctgtctattctatggattgatactattatttttctattttaattcatgtactgatttatatttcaagaattattttcgttctttattttatgaatttggatggaacggaagtatgacccttgttctaattgagttcttgtaaaacttggaaaagctctttacttgaacaacagcttgaaaatatattctcctaaatttctaattatctggacttaacgggatacgtgacatataattcttttatatttgggtaattaggatttctgtggcatataaactagaattgaacttcatcctctaattagaattaagtgaccaagaaattggcagttgatgaaagttagagtagactaagaaggtctaaggaattagggcttagtcatatatagttttccatgaattaaatcttgcatgattaaaatagttagtaagaaaagtcaacccaaaaaatagatatctctgaagccttaactgtttctccatatatatttcacaacttgtttactgcttgcttttctGATTCTttgatttactgtttaatgcaattgaactttcaaaacaccattttctgttagtctaactaagtaaatcatatAACCATTGtttcttagtccatcaatcctcactcacttgaggtattacttggtacgacccggtgcacttgccggttagtttgtgggttataaattctgcaccatctgggtgcaagcatcaatttaatgtccTTGTTTGTGATGaagaaactacaaatcaaagAAGAACAACAAACAAGGATAGCACTACAAATGCTAGATAAATATTTGAAGCATGTACATGgaatagtggagaatatcttagtCAAAGTGGAaaagttcttcctcccaggaGATTTTGTAATTCTTGACATGGGGGAGGATGAAAACACCTCTATAATCATATGAAGACCATTTCTAACCACTgagagagctctgattgatgtgaaaGAAGGTGAATTGCTGCTGAGGTGTATGGGGAGCATTTGTTCTTTAAGGTTTTTAAACCCATACATCACTCAGGTGAAGAAGGCAATTGCATGCAGATTGAGTTCACTGATCCAAGTCTCCAAGAACCCCTTGATGATGTAAAACAGAGTTTGCAGCTCAAGCATCTTTTGGTGAAAATCAATACAATTCCCCCTGACAACAAACCTAATTTTGGTGTTGGGTGTGtgtcatccaccaaggaggaagtttccaagaagaaagtacccagggaATGGAGAAACAAAAGGATCCCAACTGAAGCTTTCTCCCCAGGGTTGAAGGTGGTGTCGACTCGTAATCCAATGTTGCCTTATATAGTAAATAAAATCCTCTCTCTTAATCATGTTGAGCCAATCCATGAGGACACACGGAGATGATTCACAGTGAGAAGTGAGGAGTTGAAGCATTATGATCAACCTTCACCCTAATAAGAaatcaaccgtcaagctagtgacgttaaagaagcgctcgttgggaggcaacccaacccgtAGTATCCTTTGAGTTTCCATTCATTTTCGTTTTATTTATGTGTTGTTAGTTGTTTgtcattttccttatttttatcttttattggtTCATGCAAAGTGTTTAAAGTAGGAACAAGTACATTCAGAATGAAGTACAGACCATCCTGGACGGCATTGCATTCGGGTGCCTTGACGCCAAAACTTGGTCATCTGGCATTTAGCGTTACAGCACATATTCCAAGGGAGTTTCATTCTAGATAGGTGGTGCCAAACTCGACCATCTGCCATTTGGCGCAATGAAACGTATTTCAAGGAATTCATTCTGGATGGGTGGCACCAAACTTGGCTATCTGGCGTTTTGCgccaagcaaaaaaaaaagtgggTCAGCGCCAAACGCCTATCACTACCATTTGGCACTAGCTGCGTTGAATAGGCTCCTTCATTATTGGattcaaattttgaattcaaataacCCTTGATTTTTTGCCCTTCTGCACCCTACCCATGGACCTCTCCCCTCCCTTCGTCAGTGTCCTCCTTCTCCATGCCTCTCTTCCATCCAATCCCCTTTTTTCCTCTTTCCCCATAAACCCCCTCTGATAGTAACCCCccctttcttttcccttttcttttctttttccttttccatttcCCAATCTCCCTTTCTCTTTATATAGATACCCACCCTAAACCCTTTCACCACAACAACCATTCCccctctttattttatttcaatagcACCAAGGAGTAGATAAGGATAAACTAAGATAGTCATGACGTCCTTCTTTAGCAGATCGTGGCTGAGTAAGAACCCCAGCGCCATGAGCTTCTTCTGATAAGACAAGACATAGCGCGATTGAGAGGACTGTATGGAGCACAGCCTGGAGAGAGAGATACCCATCATGATGGCTGAGATGGTTCAATTCCTTTTTCAATTCCTATTTTCCTTCagctattattatgttattttcctgttttttgttGCTTGTCTTTATCCTTTGCATGATctttaatattttcaatttcttaggTGTTTTAGTTTCATTCAGTtgcttttatttcaattttgaaaagttaCCTCATGTATCACTCACTGACCTtagattcaaaaataaaaaggagaaaaCTGGTATAACACATGAGTGGTTGAGTTATATACAGAGTTGTCTTATTTAAATTGATGTGGTGGTGTTTATATGTGATTTTGAATGCATAAAAAAGAATAGTGCATGCTTGATCTTGGAGTAAAGGATGTTAATTCTTGTGGAACAAgaacttagagaagtattatgaattttctaaattgaacaagaaattaatccttgaaacaaaagaaacagcaaaaaaatgaaaagcaaggtccaaggctctgagcatcaatggctagGAAGGTTAAAAATTGATCAAAGCTCAAAggaattatttttctaactatatgcttgtggtgtaattGTGTCAAGAaaatccttgagacagagcacttAGAGTCAAAGCCAAGTGCAAATAAAGAGAATGCCAACGGCTCTGAGCACTGCTAACTGGGAAAATTCAatagaaaaatcagaactcaaagagtttcccagttaagtgcttatggtgtttttgtgtcaagcaAAGCTTGAGACAAATTATTTAGAGTCACAACTAGGCTCAAGGTGGaaagcatcaaagaaaagaaaatactgtGTTCAAAGATTAATCAGATGTTAAAAGAAAGATAACTCATAAAACTATCCGAATTCTAGTGCTGAATGACATTAGCACTCTTGAGCTTCAAGGGATACTGAGATGCCGAGACTATTCATGATCACAGTGTTGTTAACAACACTTAGAAGATAGACAGGAGCTAAATTGAAAACTCAACCCTCATTCAAATCTGCATCTCAGGTTCATACTggtttcagttgcttgaggacaagcaaaaattCAAGTTCGGTGTTGTGATCGTGAGCATCATTCTCATCTTTTCTTAGTGAATTGCATGCAGAATTGTTGGATTAGTTTAAGATTTAGGTGCTTTAAGCTaccatgaatgctactttgagttgttttataATTTGATTGATCACATGTAGCATTCCGGCGAGTTTGGCAGAGTTCAGAGAGAGAGGAAACACTTCAAATTCAAAGCTGCCAGGGTGGTGCCAAACGCCTTCTCACCGGCGTTTGGCGCCAGGACACAGAAAGCTCCTCTTCGTTTCTACCATGGTGGTGCCAAACACCATAAACCAAGCGTTTGACGCCAGGGACCTCGAAGAGCGTGAAAGGATGCTACCTAGGTGGCGCCAAACACCACCAATCCGGCGTTTGGCGCCAGTAACGCCAACCGAAGTGTGTGATGACGGATGTTAGTCTTTGCTTATCTTTCCTTCACAGGCTCCTAGATATATTATTATCCTTCGAATACTATGCATAGTTTCTCTTTTTAGGTGTTGTAATGCCATACCACCTTTGATTTACAACTTAAGTGtaggctttgtgtggtagggtattacagaGTCTAAGAGACTCATAATAGCAGCAATAATAaggcttttattttttaaaagtagcttataaaagttagcttttaaaagatagaattttaaaatttttaacatttatgtttggtaaattaaattaaaaatgacttttaataagcACAAGTAACAACATGTGTGTTTGATaaatactacaagaaaaatgctgaTTACCGTCGGAATTACCGTTAAAGGTTAGCGATGGGTTTACTGGCAGATTTGGAAATAAGTTCGTCAGGTAAAAAGTTACTGTCGGCTTCTATTTTTCGATGATAAATTCGCCGATAATAattggagagaaaaaaaaaaagaaaatttggcGCGATCATTACCGTTAGATTTAGCGGTGAAAAAATCCGACAATAAGGTAATTAAATGAATGCATCGTTTTGGTCATAGGCTGTGCGTTTTCGACGGTAAATCTACCGGTAAAATTGACCCTAAATTCAAATTTAAGAATCCtgtccttccatttttgcaacaTCATCAACCTgacttctctctcctttctctttctctctcactgTCAGCCCCCTCATCACCACCATTTGTTACGGTTTCGCTATCGTCAACCACTTTCCAAACTCCAGCCATCGTTGCTGTCGAGGAGCGTCCATTTGGAGCTTGTTTCTGCCATGGAGGAGCTTGTTTCTCTCCCCACGAGTTGCTGCCTCGGTCGTTCGTCACTGCCGCAGCTTGCCTCCGTCATCTTCGACGCTACCttttgtaacaccctcactatcagaagtcacgcttccggctgcgctactctgatagcaaggagtattacgactactttacatcctaaatactaaaataggagcctgtgactcgataCTGTATCGCTCCTTTCCTTGAAAACCGGAAATAaacactttatcttaagaaaaatacaaacaggcatagaatcatatacaagactctttacataataactcataatataatatacatataaaacagacaattcctatcccttttacaaacttgtaataacaaagacgagggaacaaaataatctaattaatacaacatatCAACCAAACGCGGTATAACTGTTCTTAacgcttcttcatccggttcctgaaaaggtaaagctgtagaggggtgagaacctaaccacacggtctcaccacggagtttcaaagttgtcataagaagatattcaataagaaaactattttcagaTTCTGTGATTATCATTGTCTTATAAATACTTCTAAAATCCAATAGCTAATCgtttaaaaccttttcaaagaggCAGTGTTTAACATTTTCAGAAATTCAAAGTTTTTCCTTTCTCATAagcaaatctcaatcagaaaccaaccacacaATCAAACAACACAGTCATTAATTCAGTACCAaggttcattctcaaatgtagcacgccaggacaaacacaggcaagacagacaaggaaagcacaagtaggtagtagttacagcaaatagttcaagtagcagttaagaacagtttagcaattaggcaaaccaaaacaagttcaaaaccaagcaaagcatacaaatgcatatgatgcatgcctgtcctatggctgatgaggctcatctgtcggttatccagccaacacgacaagtctgaattgtcttTAGACTGtctcccgacgtgcatccccaagagtctatgcataactttttctcaaataatcaatatttcccCGGTCACAcgtacgtcgtagggtcaacagagtatcgagttttcaacctggtacacgtggtggcaagccacggcacttaatccagggaacctcgtatctcagatatttcaaattcataagccatataaataattcattcatcatcCATCAATATCTAaaccattctcaatatcatcatcattcgtcaatccatttccaaattcattcaaaaatcatatttcaaatcaatcctcatcatccttctttccgtttcgttcactaacaattctcaatccaaaacataactTTTTCTTTGATAAATGAAGTATTCTTAAATCGTATAATgcttaaaattaaaccttttaaaataactacttcaaatgaaacttctaattttataaaatttcggcagcatctctaaaactcggattctgccacccttttcaggtcccatccaaacatttctcaaacctttccaaaacctcaatcaTTTTTCAAGATTCGGCTAGTtccaatatcaaataattttcaaagcgaatcagtgcccataataaatctctttttaaaatcaaaccagctcaaatactaaatcatttataaagtcacTAACTTAAAATTAAACCATTTCCAAAGCCAATTCATTTACATCATCAAAAatagcttcaaaaccaagaaaagccatttttcataataatcaactaaataacctttcaaactaatttcttttcagcaatcacaaactactcaagcagtcaagcaatcagtcattcagtccagcaaacaaccacatttagaagacaattataatcacaggcatatgttctctcacattaatatctatttatcacaactctgtaatataaattagattttaagaaaaacccctacctcatTCGCGATTTAACTACGTGACAAACTGCATTTCTATTCTTATCCCACAACAACAGCATCAATACCGACCGTTCCAGCAGTAGCCACAGCCTCTAAACATAGCCTTAGCTCAATCCTAAAACATTAAAGTCACGTAAAACTCAATAATCTATAACAGAACATCAGCTAAAAGAGTTTGGAACAAGGAACGACTTACTGGGCTCACGAATGATCGAGAAAACGGAGCAACAACAGCCCCGATGATGATGCAGCACCTTGATGCTGTATGCAGCAGCCATAGAACTCAGCAATCAAGACCCGTAACTCGATCCTATGACACCAAGACCTCAGATCCTCAAACAATTTAAAACAGAAATACTAATTTAAAGATTTCAGAACGCATCGCTTACCCAAACAGACTTAGGCCTCAGTGGTGGTTTTTGGTGGCAGTGGCGGCGGCGTGGAGCTCCGACGATGCAGAGGCGCGGCCAGAAGCTTCAGCAGCGGTGGATCTGGCGACGGTTCAGACGGAGACGGCGCCGGCAACGCGAGCGGTGACTGGGCACGGCAGCTGGACAGGTCGCGGCCTTCCctggtttctctctctctcacctggGGATCCTCTCTCTGCCCGTCGTTCTGCTTGACGGCGACGGACTCCGAGGCGGCGACGGCGGCATCACGTGCAGCAGCAATCCATGATAATGACGATGGCGGCGCTGGCTTCGTGGCGAGAAGGACGGCGGCGACAGACTTCACGACAGAGACGACGATGACGACCGGAACCCGCGAAGACGACGACAGACCCATCTTCGACGGCGACAGCTCCTTCGCGAGCTCCTTCCCTCTCTCCTCGCGTTcgcctctttctctctcctccatTGTTGGCGACGACAGCAGTGACTAGTGGTGGGCTGGGCGCAGCTGGGCGGCGGCGGGATGAGCTCGACGGCGAGGCGTGGTGGTGCGGCGGCGATGCTCCTCCTTcccctcttctcttttctctccgtggatccctctcctccttccctttttgtttcattttcttttctgaagGAGTTGTGTGGTGTTGTATTTTGTGTAGGTTTgctgaaggaaaaagaaaagtagCGGCTAAGGTTTCATTTAGGAATAGGGGAAAAAGTGTGTTAATAGAATTAGGGTTTGTGTATAAAATTGGGGGGTTTAATTTgaataagataattttaataaaattggaaCATAGagtactaatttttaaaaaaactaatttaatctctaaagttactttaaaatatttgtggtataaaaatactaattgattctcaatgaattattctaattgaaaatacatggtaatataattaaatttctttATCTTTAAACTTAAggtattaaatgatataaatataaattatctaaaattaaatcatataaaattcttattatttcataacttcCAACTTcataatttaaacataaaaaaataattcaataattataaaattagataaaattctaatttaaatagccaaacctcattattttcgaatttcttagaactttaaatcataaataggaaaataatccataagtatagagtttggataaaaatcttaatttttatttcaaatccaattaattgcttttaattatttttcaataaaaataatttctaaaattaaaactataaataaatatatataatttgagattagttcaaaataggacttttcaaaagtcttgggtcttacatcctgcccaccttataaaaattttcaccctcgaaaattgatataaaatgagAGAGATTTTCATATTACTTCACTCTTGAACTTATTTAAAGAAATGGCAACAAgtcctcaatatatatatatatatatatacacaaatagTTTCAAATATCAGGATTTTCATATGGCATAAAAATATAAAGGATATAAGTATGATGTGAAATAGAAGTTACAAGATAGACTTGATGTGCAAGATGATATGTTTCAAACATTTGATGGTAAAGCAATGCGGCAAAAGGTTATAACACAAGTTGGGGTTAAAATGATGTATATATCAACATAATTTATCAACTTTAGAGATTCAATTATTCAAACTTCAACATAATTTATCTCCATCATTCTTAACCGTACTTCATTGAGCAACTCATCCGAAGATTCTCAACTTTGTTAAACACTTTGCAATCCTTACTACTGGTTATAAGTCCCACATCAACAAAACTTTCACGTAAAACAAGGTTTCACAACTCCCTGTGATGTCGTACACTTATGAGTTTCACCTTTTGCATTCACCAAACGTGTCCTAAAGGACTAAATTGTTGTTTACTAAGTCTAATGGTCGCACAAAATGCCAAAAACTAATCTCGAGTATACTTAGAAGGATAGTAGACcatagaaaaggaagaaaagtaaaAAGGATCGTGTTCGCGAGAATTTGAAAGAATTGTTGAAATCACAAGTAGACAaggataaacaagtaatgaagaATGTTGGAAAAAGGATCAACTGATAACTTTAAGGGTAACTCTTGAGTCGAAGGGATTTGATAGGATCAATAAGATGAAAAAGAACACAGTATTTTGAAATGAATTCAAGC
This window contains:
- the LOC140179838 gene encoding uncharacterized protein, translating into MEERERGEREERGKELAKELSPSKMGLSSSSRVPVVIVVSVVKSVAAVLLATKPAPPSSLSWIAAARDAAVAASESVAVKQNDGQREDPQVRERETREGRDLSSCRAQSPLALPAPSPSEPSPDPPLLKLLAAPLHRRSSTPPPLPPKTTTEA